One stretch of Hevea brasiliensis isolate MT/VB/25A 57/8 chromosome 12, ASM3005281v1, whole genome shotgun sequence DNA includes these proteins:
- the LOC110651911 gene encoding MDIS1-interacting receptor like kinase 2-like, protein MHCVGEGGFGRIYKAELPEGNTLAVKKLHSLNHGEMAKQKEFLDEIRALTEIRHRNIVKFYGFCSHPRHSFLVYEYLQRGSLATILSNDEAAKELNWERRLNVLKGVAHALSYMHHECSPSIIHRDISSKNILLDSEFEAHVSDFGTAKLLNPDSSNQSTLAGTCGYIAPELVYTMKVTEKCDVYSFGVLALEIINGKHPGDLIFRFLSHSAEIEVVMSNMLDQRLSPPTHEVEDKLSFTMTLAFLCLHMNPQARPAMQFVSQVFSNYA, encoded by the exons ATGCACTGCGTCGGAGAGGGTGGATTTGGAAGGATCTATAAAGCAGAGTTGCCAGAAGGAAATACTTTGGCTGTGAAGAAACTCCATTCGCTAAATCATGGTGAGATGGCAAAACAGAAGGAGTTTCTGGATGAGATAAGGGCATTAACAGAGATAAGACATCGAAATATCGTGAAGTTCTACGGCTTTTGCTCACACCCAAGGCACTCGTTTTTGGTGTACGAGTACCTGCAAAGGGGCAGCCTGGCCACAATCTTGAGCAATGATGAAGCTGCAAAAGAATTGAATTGGGAAAGAAGGTTGAATGTCCTAAAGGGTGTGGCACATGCCTTGTCCTACATGCACCATGAGTGCTCACCATCAATTATTCACAGAGACATATCAAGCAAGAATATTCTGCTGGATTCAGAATTTGAAGCTCATGTTTCAGATTTCGGCACAGCGAAGCTTCTCAACCCAGACTCTTCCAATCAGTCTACGCTAGCAGGCACATGTGGATACATAGCACCAG AGCTTGTCTACACAATGAAGGTAACTGAAAAATGCGATGTTTATAGCTTTGGAGTGTTGGCATTGGAAATCATTAACGGAAAGCATCCAGGGGATTTGATATTTAGATTTTTatctcattctgcagaaattgagGTAGTGATGAGCAATATGTTGGACCAAAGGCTATCTCCTCCAACACATGAAGTTGAAGACAAATTGTCGTTCACTATGACTCTGGCATTTTTATGCTTACATATGAACCCACAAGCCAGGCCGGCTATGCAGTTTGTATCCCAAGTCTTTTCAAACTACGCATGA
- the LOC131171147 gene encoding MDIS1-interacting receptor like kinase 2-like — protein MARLILENLALQISLVLFILLHSSLSVASDSTQEANALLKWAANLHNFKDSNISTWPLHPENANNSSPRTSPCNWLGISCNVQGMVERLNLTNAGLNGMLYEFSFSSFPDLTYIDLSINLLFGTIPLGITQLSKLIYLDLSYNLLSGSIPPEIGLLTNLDTLHLAANHLNGSIPPEIGQLTSLTELALYVNNLDGHIPASVGNMTKMLRLFLYDNQLSGSIPQQLGNLTNLVELHMDTNSLSGPIPITLSSLTNLTILHLYENKLSGPIPNELGNLKSIVDLELSQNILNGTIPASLGNLRELKFLYLSNNQLSGPIPASLGNSSQLRHLHLRGNHLSGYIPASLSNLSYLTVLDLSGNQFIGFLPSNGCKGQSLSFLNASDNHLRGPIPESLRNCTSLVYILLNSNQLEGNPFEDFVVNSKLQKDGSKSQQIFWSDLKHMEIEVTNRGHSDCRKQYNGHDTT, from the coding sequence ATGGCAAGACTCATCTTGGAAAATCTAGCCTTGCAAATTTCCCTTGTTCTATTCATTCTATTACATTCCTCACTCAGCGTTGCTTCTGACTCCACTCAAGAAGCTAATGCTCTTCTTAAGTGGGCAGCCAACCTTCACAACTTTAAAGATTCTAACATTTCAACATGGCCTCTCCATCCTGAAAATGCCAACAATTCCAGTCCAAGAACAAGCCCCTGCAATTGGCTTGGAATTTCTTGCAACGTACAAGGAATGGTCGAGAGATTAAACCTTACAAACGCAGGTTTAAATGGTATGCTCTATGAGTTTTCCTTCTCTTCCTTTCCTGATCTTACTTATATTGATCTTAGCATAAATCTACTCTTTGGCACCATCCCACTTGGAATCACTCAACTTTCCAAACTCATTTATCTTGATTTGTCATATAATCTCTTGTCTGGAAGCATCCCTCCAGAGATTGGCCTCCTAACAAATCTCGATACCCTGCACCTTGCTGCAAATCATTTAAATGGCTCAATTCCTCCAGAAATAGGCCAGTTAACTTCACTTACTGAGCTTGCCTTGTACGTCAACAATCTAGATGGTCATATTCCTGCTTCCGTGGGTAATATGACGAAGATGCTTCGGTTGTTTCTCTATGACAATCAACTTTCTGGTTCTATTCCACAACAATTGGGAAACCTTACCAATTTGGTTGAACTTCACATGGATACCAACAGTCTTTCTGGTCCAATTCCCATAACACTATCTAGTCTGACAAATCTCACCATTCTTCATCTCTATGAAAATAAACTCTCTGGCCCAATTCCTAATGAGCTGGGAAACTTGAAGTCTATTGTTGATCTAGAGTTGAGTCAAAATATACTTAATGGTACTATCCCCGCTTCCCTGGGTaatttgagagaattaaaatttttgtacctCAGTAATAACCAACTCTCCGGGCCAATTCCTGCTTCCTTGGGTAACTCGAGCCAGTTACGACATTTGCACCTACGTGGTAATCACCTTAGTGGTTATATTCCTGCTTCCTTGAGTAATCTGAGCTACTTGACAGTTTTAGACCTCTCTGGAAACCAGTTTATTGGCTTTTTGCCTTCTAATGGTTGCAAAGGCCAATCACTGAGCTTTTTGAATGCAAGCGATAACCATTTGCGAGGTCCAATCCCAGAAAGCTTGAGAAATTGCACGAGCTTAGTTTATATTTTACTCAATAGTAACCAACTCGAAGGAAACCCATTTGAGGATTTTGTTGTCAACTCGAAGTTGCAAAAGGATGGATCTAAGTCGCAACAAATTTTCTGGTCTGATCTCAAACATATGGAAATAGAGGTCACAAATAGAGGCCATAGTGATTGCAGGAAACAGTATAATGGGCATGATACCACCTGA
- the LOC131171148 gene encoding uncharacterized protein LOC131171148, with product MTHALIAKKKLGFIDGSIKMPSSTEQPTEFEKWNQCNSMILSWISHSVEPDIASGLMNAETAKQVWDDLRDQFSQKNAAAIFQIQKAIATITQGTMSVAAYYIKIKALWDELEIHRTPVTCNRTNDHQTEREEDKLMQFLMGLNDPYKIVRSNILLMKPLPNVRQAYSMIIQEKTQQQIGPSITENFFVAAVVQSRSVTQKGAKEKFCEHCNRSGHNIDECRKLKYHCKFCDNSGHTEDRCRLKKANQNARSIQSSNNRTGGRSANAVETTIGGDNSTESSGFPVNFTNEQLQKLAQLCDD from the coding sequence ATGACGCATGCTCTCATTGCCAAGAAAAAATTGGGTTTCATTGATGGATCTATCAAAATGCCATCATCCACGGAACAGCCAACCGAATTTGAAAAATGGAACCAATGTAACAGCATGATACTCTCATGGATATCTCATTCAGTCGAACCTGATATAGCATCCGGCCTCATGAATGCCGAGACAGCCAAACAAGTGTGGGATGATCTTCGGGATCAGTTTTCTCAGAAGAATGCTGCTGCTATATTCCAAATCCAAAAAGCAATAGCAACAATCACTCAGGGTACAATGTCCGTGGCAGCCTACTACATCAAAATCAAAGCTTTGTGGGATGAATTAGAGATTCATCGTACACCAGTGACTTGCAATCGCACCAATGATCACCAGACCGAAAGAGAGGAGGATAAATTGATGCAATTTCTCATGGGGCTCAATGATCCTTACAAGATTGTGAGATCCAACATATTGCTGATGAAACCATTACCCAACGTTCGTCAAGCATACTCCATGATTATTCAAGAAAAAACCCAGCAACAGATTGGTCCAAGCATCACTGAGAATTTCTTTGTAGCAGCTGTCGTTCAGAGTCGGTCAGTCACACAAAAAGGTGCTAAAGAAAAATTTTGTGAACACTGCAACAGGTCAGGCCATAATATTGATGAGTGTCGCAAGTTAAAATATCATTGCAAATTTTGTGACAATAGTGGGCACACAGAAGATCGTTGTCGACTCAAAAAGGCTAACCAAAATGCTAGATCCATACAATCTAGCAACAATCGAACTGGGGGACGTTCAGCCAATGCTGTTGAAACAACAATTGGGGGAGACAATAGTACGGAAAGCTCCGGATTTCCAGTTAATTTTACCAATGAACAATTGCAAAAATTAGCACAGCTTTGTGAtgattaa